One window of Desulfarculus baarsii DSM 2075 genomic DNA carries:
- a CDS encoding L-aspartate oxidase, whose product MGTNATKAIAVDVADCLVIGAGVAGLSAALEAAQHGRVIVLCKGAPADSNTFHAQGGVAAALMPGDSPADHAADTIAAGAGLCDARAVEALCAEGPERVLHLAGLGCPFDRQADGAFRAAMEGAHQRARVIPALGDATGRAIAQTLLAQLPGQPRIEPRPGARVLELLLESGRCRGLLAIDETGRPHVYLARAVILASGGCGRLFARTTGPFCDGQGLAMAARAGAVLADMEFVQFHPTALDAPGADPLPLVSEAVRGHGAHLIDDQGRRFMPGEHPMAELAPRDVVARAIFRRLAAGRRVFLDARMFGDHFAARFPQVNALCQRHGLDPARDPLPVTPAAHFLMGGVACDLDGATTVPGLFACGECARVGVHGANRLASNSLLEGLVFGRRAGRAAFRRPAPAPPLQGQAVTPAQLTRWLPPGVSLERCLPGHDDGQEPAIARLRQLMWRDVGLIRHEDGLARAAAQVARLAREAAPGQISLANMCAVAEAIIAAARQRKTSVGAHFRADGPAMASGLAQGAAS is encoded by the coding sequence ATGGGAACAAATGCAACAAAGGCCATCGCCGTGGACGTGGCCGATTGCCTGGTGATCGGTGCGGGCGTGGCCGGGCTCAGCGCCGCCCTGGAGGCGGCCCAGCACGGCCGGGTGATCGTTTTGTGCAAGGGCGCGCCGGCCGACTCCAACACCTTCCACGCCCAGGGCGGCGTGGCCGCGGCGCTCATGCCCGGTGATTCGCCGGCCGACCACGCCGCCGACACCATCGCCGCCGGGGCCGGGCTTTGCGACGCCCGGGCCGTGGAGGCGCTCTGCGCCGAGGGCCCGGAGCGCGTATTGCATCTGGCCGGCTTGGGTTGCCCCTTCGACCGCCAGGCCGACGGCGCTTTCCGGGCGGCCATGGAGGGGGCCCACCAGCGGGCCAGGGTCATCCCGGCCCTGGGCGACGCCACCGGCCGGGCCATCGCCCAGACGCTTCTGGCCCAATTGCCCGGGCAACCGCGCATCGAGCCGCGCCCCGGCGCGCGGGTTTTGGAGCTTTTGCTGGAGTCTGGCCGTTGCCGGGGCCTGTTGGCCATCGATGAAACCGGCCGGCCCCATGTTTATCTGGCACGGGCGGTGATTCTGGCCAGCGGCGGCTGCGGCCGCTTGTTCGCCCGCACCACCGGCCCGTTCTGCGACGGCCAGGGCCTGGCCATGGCCGCCCGGGCCGGGGCCGTGCTGGCCGACATGGAGTTCGTGCAGTTTCATCCCACGGCCTTGGACGCGCCGGGGGCCGACCCGCTGCCGCTGGTCTCGGAAGCGGTGCGCGGCCACGGGGCCCACTTGATCGACGACCAGGGCCGGCGTTTCATGCCCGGCGAGCACCCCATGGCCGAACTGGCCCCCCGCGACGTGGTGGCCAGGGCCATTTTCCGGCGGCTGGCGGCCGGCCGGCGGGTATTCCTCGACGCGCGGATGTTTGGCGATCACTTTGCCGCGCGCTTTCCCCAGGTCAACGCCCTGTGCCAGCGCCACGGCCTGGACCCGGCCCGCGATCCGCTGCCGGTGACGCCGGCGGCCCACTTCCTGATGGGCGGCGTGGCCTGCGATCTGGACGGGGCCACCACCGTGCCGGGGCTTTTCGCCTGTGGCGAGTGCGCCCGCGTCGGCGTGCACGGGGCCAACCGCCTGGCCAGCAATTCGCTTTTAGAGGGCCTGGTCTTTGGCCGTCGGGCCGGTCGGGCCGCTTTCCGGCGGCCCGCGCCCGCGCCGCCGTTGCAGGGCCAGGCCGTCACGCCCGCGCAACTGACCCGCTGGCTGCCGCCGGGCGTGAGCCTGGAGCGTTGCCTGCCCGGCCACGACGACGGGCAAGAACCGGCCATCGCGCGCCTGCGCCAGTTGATGTGGCGCGACGTGGGGCTCATCCGCCACGAGGACGGCCTGGCCCGGGCCGCCGCCCAGGTGGCCCGCTTGGCCCGCGAGGCCGCGCCGGGACAGATCAGCCTGGCCAACATGTGCGCCGTGGCCGAGGCGATCATCGCCGCCGCCCGCCAGCGCAAAACCAGCGTGGGAGCCCATTTCCGCGCCGACGGACCGGCCATGGCCTCCGGCCTGGCGCAAGGAGCGGCCTCATGA
- the nadC gene encoding carboxylating nicotinate-nucleotide diphosphorylase: protein MNELLMRRAIEGFLAEDLGRGDITSTAVVAEDSWATGRFVCKDQGVLAGLPAARMVFALLDGAVEFTPLLAEGAPLRPGQALATVRGPARAILAGERLALNLLQRASGVASLAAQAVAAVQGHKAKILDTRKTTPGLRWLEKYAARVGGAVNHRFGLDDAVLIKDNHLALAGGVGPALARAKAAVGPMVVIEVEVESLEQLAQALEAGAGVIMLDNMPAALMAQAVKLCAGRAVLEASGGLDLARLAEVAATGVDYISMGWLTSGAKPLDIGLDLEPAASGGPARS from the coding sequence ATGAACGAACTGCTGATGCGCCGGGCCATCGAGGGCTTTTTGGCCGAGGATCTGGGCCGGGGCGACATCACCTCCACGGCCGTGGTGGCCGAGGACTCTTGGGCCACGGGCCGCTTTGTCTGCAAGGACCAAGGCGTGCTGGCCGGGCTGCCGGCGGCGCGCATGGTTTTCGCGCTGTTGGACGGGGCCGTGGAGTTCACGCCCCTGCTCGCCGAGGGCGCGCCTTTGCGGCCGGGCCAGGCCCTGGCCACGGTGCGCGGGCCGGCCAGGGCCATCTTGGCCGGCGAACGCCTGGCGCTCAACCTCCTGCAACGGGCCTCGGGCGTGGCCAGCCTGGCCGCCCAGGCCGTGGCCGCCGTGCAAGGCCACAAGGCCAAAATCCTCGACACCCGCAAGACCACCCCCGGCTTGCGCTGGCTGGAAAAATACGCCGCCAGGGTCGGCGGGGCGGTCAATCATCGCTTTGGCCTGGACGACGCGGTGCTGATCAAGGACAACCACCTGGCCCTGGCCGGCGGGGTGGGGCCGGCCCTGGCCAGGGCCAAGGCCGCCGTGGGGCCCATGGTCGTCATCGAGGTGGAGGTCGAGAGCCTGGAGCAACTGGCCCAGGCCCTCGAGGCCGGGGCCGGGGTGATCATGCTCGACAACATGCCCGCCGCCCTGATGGCCCAGGCCGTGAAGCTCTGCGCCGGCCGGGCCGTGCTGGAGGCCTCGGGCGGCCTGGACCTGGCCCGCCTGGCCGAGGTGGCCGCCACCGGCGTCGATTATATTTCCATGGGCTGGCTGACCAGCGGGGCCAAGCCCCTGGACATCGGCCTGGACCTGGAGCCGGCCGCGTCCGGCGGCCCCGCGAGGAGCTGA
- the nadA gene encoding quinolinate synthase NadA translates to MPQICPKLLADPGPAAEPFARETIRRLGQVRAQLGRRALILGHHYMSDAVIGWADAVGDSLALSRLAATQKEAEFIVFCGVHFMAETADILAGQGRRVILPDGGAGCPMADMAAPEQVEQCWQELARLGHGPIIPITYVNSSARLKAFCGRHGGAVCTSSNARAVLAWALGQGRRALFFPDQHLGRNTALALGLTPREIAMWRRDAAVLEGEAAQARVIVWDGFCPVHVEFGPADVARARARQAGVKVVVHPECPSQVVALADDSGSTEKIIGLVEAAPAGSAWAIGTEINLVRRLAARFADKTIFSLNESVAGCPDMAKISPTNLLASLEAILDGKPRGVVGVDEATARQAAVALERMFAVS, encoded by the coding sequence ATGCCCCAGATCTGCCCCAAGCTTTTGGCCGACCCCGGCCCGGCCGCCGAGCCCTTTGCCCGCGAGACCATCCGCCGTCTTGGCCAGGTGCGAGCCCAATTGGGCCGGCGGGCGCTGATCCTGGGCCACCACTACATGTCCGACGCGGTCATTGGCTGGGCCGACGCGGTGGGCGATTCGCTGGCGCTGTCGCGCCTGGCGGCCACGCAAAAAGAGGCCGAGTTCATCGTGTTCTGCGGCGTGCATTTCATGGCCGAGACCGCCGACATCCTGGCCGGCCAGGGCCGCCGGGTGATCCTGCCCGATGGCGGCGCGGGCTGCCCCATGGCCGACATGGCCGCGCCCGAGCAAGTCGAGCAATGCTGGCAAGAGCTGGCCCGCCTGGGCCATGGCCCGATCATCCCCATCACCTACGTCAACTCGTCGGCGCGACTCAAGGCCTTTTGCGGCCGCCACGGCGGGGCGGTGTGCACCTCGTCCAACGCCCGGGCCGTGCTGGCCTGGGCCCTGGGGCAGGGTCGGCGGGCGCTGTTTTTCCCCGATCAGCACCTGGGCCGCAACACGGCCCTGGCCCTGGGCCTGACCCCGCGGGAGATCGCCATGTGGCGGCGTGACGCCGCCGTCCTGGAAGGCGAGGCGGCCCAGGCCAGGGTGATCGTCTGGGACGGCTTTTGCCCGGTGCACGTGGAGTTTGGCCCCGCCGACGTGGCCCGGGCCCGCGCCCGACAGGCGGGGGTGAAGGTGGTCGTCCACCCCGAATGCCCCAGCCAGGTGGTGGCCCTGGCCGACGACAGCGGCTCGACGGAAAAGATCATCGGCCTGGTGGAGGCCGCGCCGGCCGGTTCGGCCTGGGCCATCGGCACCGAGATCAACCTGGTGCGCCGCCTGGCCGCCCGTTTCGCCGACAAAACGATTTTTTCGCTCAACGAGTCTGTCGCCGGCTGCCCGGATATGGCTAAAATAAGCCCAACCAATCTGCTGGCCAGCCTGGAGGCCATATTGGATGGCAAACCCAGGGGCGTGGTCGGCGTCGACGAGGCCACGGCCCGCCAGGCCGCCGTGGCCCTGGAGCGCATGTTTGCCGTTTCATAG
- a CDS encoding transcription repressor NadR, translating into MPFHSPLSPPLHDRRAQILALLADGRQPLTGGELSARLGVSRQVIVQDMAILRAEGHDIVATPRGYLMPEANGPRGRRAVLACRHDASRVEEELCVMVDHGLMVVDVIVEHAFYGELRGNLMLCSRVDVGRFMARMSERRAQFLSALTGGVHLHTVEHADQAAFDQAVAELGRRGLLVTP; encoded by the coding sequence TTGCCGTTTCATAGCCCGCTTTCCCCGCCCTTGCACGATCGTCGCGCCCAGATTCTGGCCCTGTTGGCCGACGGTCGGCAGCCGCTGACCGGCGGCGAGCTTTCCGCGCGCCTGGGCGTCAGCCGCCAGGTCATCGTCCAGGACATGGCCATCCTGCGCGCCGAGGGCCACGACATCGTGGCCACGCCCCGGGGCTACCTGATGCCCGAGGCCAACGGCCCCCGTGGCCGCCGGGCCGTGCTGGCCTGCCGTCACGACGCCTCGCGGGTCGAGGAAGAGCTTTGCGTGATGGTCGACCACGGGCTGATGGTCGTCGACGTCATCGTCGAGCACGCCTTTTACGGCGAGTTGCGCGGCAACCTGATGCTCTGCTCGCGGGTGGACGTGGGCCGCTTCATGGCCCGCATGAGCGAACGCCGGGCCCAGTTCCTCTCGGCGCTGACGGGCGGGGTGCACCTGCACACCGTCGAGCACGCCGACCAGGCGGCCTTTGACCAGGCCGTGGCCGAGTTGGGCCGGCGGGGCCTTTTGGTCACGCCCTAG
- a CDS encoding PAS domain-containing sensor histidine kinase: MSMATAEQLAVLAQAMEHSPTAWAVTDEEGRVRRHNAAFAALLGLESGQEAAGRPWSHLSPVARRAEESALLRQAGQDGRAVSTHKALVQRDGGLITVVDAAHPCQNGGFWHLLSPAVNRPGLVNGRCQAMLEAFDDPIYVCDQDHNIEFLNQAMIRRLGRDATGEKCHQAIHGLDDVCPWCEGQKVQNGQTVRQEMQRSSDSRWYNVVCTPVFLPDGRVARQTVFRDVTSQKLLEQHLRHALDSQRVLFESLPVGVLAVDEHYNVTQINPAAQKILGVNANQALGRYCHDVMGCDNDPLCPLRRSAAEGRTAGPDDWHVRDSRGALVDVRMWAAAIFDSDGRHLGGVEAFQDISEAKALERHRARIIAMLAHDMKTPLISIRGFANLLLRDEDQAHAKNRRKYAQFIEQEAARLDGFVHRFLEMSRLQDGALKLKPERLDLAERLAGVVEAVRPQFRAANVELLLEAPAPAPVEADAELLGRIFDNLLDNALQHSPTGGQVHVSVIAEGGEAQVRVRDQGSGIPADELSLIFEPFFRGSNSKTTQGYGLGLAAAKAIACLHGGRLVVDSQPGHGALFTLRLPISRPSQAAAD, from the coding sequence ATGAGCATGGCCACGGCGGAACAATTGGCGGTGTTGGCCCAGGCCATGGAACACTCGCCCACGGCCTGGGCCGTCACCGACGAGGAGGGGCGCGTGCGGCGGCACAACGCCGCCTTCGCCGCCCTGCTGGGTCTGGAGTCGGGCCAGGAGGCCGCGGGCCGCCCGTGGTCCCACCTCAGCCCGGTCGCCCGGCGGGCCGAGGAAAGCGCCTTGCTGCGCCAGGCCGGCCAGGACGGCCGGGCGGTGAGCACCCACAAGGCCCTGGTCCAGCGGGACGGCGGGCTGATCACGGTCGTCGACGCCGCGCATCCCTGCCAAAACGGTGGTTTTTGGCATCTGCTTTCGCCGGCGGTCAACCGCCCCGGCCTGGTCAACGGCCGCTGTCAGGCCATGCTGGAGGCCTTTGACGACCCCATCTACGTCTGTGACCAAGACCACAACATCGAATTCCTGAACCAGGCCATGATCCGCCGCCTGGGCCGCGACGCCACCGGCGAAAAATGCCACCAGGCCATCCACGGCCTGGACGACGTCTGCCCCTGGTGCGAGGGCCAAAAGGTGCAAAACGGCCAGACCGTGCGCCAGGAAATGCAGCGCTCCAGCGATTCGCGCTGGTACAACGTGGTCTGCACGCCGGTGTTTCTGCCCGATGGCCGGGTGGCCCGCCAGACGGTCTTCCGCGACGTCACCAGCCAGAAGCTTTTGGAGCAGCATCTGCGCCACGCCCTGGACAGCCAGCGGGTGCTCTTCGAGAGCCTGCCGGTGGGCGTGCTGGCCGTCGATGAACACTACAACGTCACCCAGATCAACCCGGCGGCGCAAAAAATCCTGGGCGTCAACGCCAACCAAGCCCTGGGCCGCTATTGCCACGACGTGATGGGTTGCGACAACGACCCCCTGTGCCCCCTGCGGCGCTCGGCCGCCGAAGGCCGCACCGCCGGCCCCGACGACTGGCACGTGCGCGACAGCCGGGGCGCGCTGGTGGACGTGCGCATGTGGGCGGCGGCCATTTTCGACAGCGACGGCCGGCACCTCGGCGGGGTCGAGGCCTTCCAGGACATCAGCGAGGCCAAGGCCCTGGAGCGTCACCGCGCCCGCATCATCGCCATGCTGGCCCACGACATGAAAACGCCGCTGATCAGCATCCGCGGCTTCGCCAACCTGCTGCTGCGCGACGAAGACCAGGCCCACGCCAAAAACCGACGCAAATACGCCCAGTTCATCGAGCAGGAGGCCGCCCGGCTCGACGGCTTTGTCCATCGTTTCCTCGAGATGAGCCGCCTTCAGGACGGGGCGCTGAAGCTCAAGCCCGAGCGCCTGGACCTGGCCGAGCGCCTGGCCGGCGTCGTCGAGGCGGTGCGGCCCCAGTTCCGCGCCGCCAACGTGGAGCTGTTGCTCGAAGCGCCGGCCCCGGCCCCCGTGGAGGCCGACGCCGAACTGCTGGGCCGGATTTTCGACAACCTGCTCGACAACGCCTTGCAACATTCGCCGACCGGCGGCCAGGTCCACGTCAGCGTGATCGCCGAAGGCGGCGAGGCCCAGGTGCGCGTGCGCGACCAGGGCTCCGGCATTCCGGCCGACGAGCTTTCGCTGATTTTCGAGCCGTTTTTCCGGGGCAGCAACAGCAAGACCACCCAAGGCTACGGCCTGGGCCTGGCCGCGGCCAAGGCCATCGCCTGCCTGCACGGCGGTCGTCTGGTGGTCGACAGCCAGCCCGGCCATGGCGCGCTGTTCACGCTACGTCTGCCGATCTCCCGGCCCAGCCAGGCGGCGGCCGACTAG
- a CDS encoding acyl-CoA dehydrogenase family protein — protein sequence MHSIYFGPEHHEFRRNVRRFVENEIAPHADQWEQARAIPRQAFRRMGELGFLGVCFPEEYGGAEGDIFMAMALLEELARSRMGGFAAAVAVQQFMAPQHIHKYGSEELKRKYLAGSISGEMVGALGVTEPGAGSDVAAIRAKASRQGDHYLINGAKTFITNGADGHFITLACKTEPGAGARGISLIVVDLDAPGVSCTRRLEKMGWHASDTAELTFEDVRAPLANLVGQENKGFYYIMQAFQLERLACAAMGLGLAQLCLEHAVKYMGERNAFGAPLSNLQALAHRLAELSARQEAARQLTYHAAWLYQNDLPCVAQCSMAKLLACELAKRVADECLQFFGGYGLMEEYPMARLLRDSRLGTIVAGTSEVMREIIARLSFGRADYK from the coding sequence ATGCATTCGATCTATTTCGGCCCCGAGCACCACGAGTTTCGCCGCAACGTGCGGCGCTTTGTCGAAAACGAAATAGCCCCCCACGCCGACCAGTGGGAGCAGGCCCGGGCCATCCCCCGTCAGGCCTTCCGGCGCATGGGCGAACTGGGTTTTTTGGGCGTGTGTTTTCCCGAGGAGTATGGCGGGGCCGAAGGCGACATCTTCATGGCCATGGCCTTGCTGGAAGAGCTGGCGCGCTCGCGCATGGGCGGTTTCGCCGCCGCCGTGGCCGTGCAGCAGTTCATGGCCCCGCAGCATATCCATAAATACGGCTCGGAGGAACTGAAGCGCAAATACCTGGCCGGCTCCATCAGCGGCGAGATGGTCGGGGCGCTGGGCGTCACCGAGCCCGGGGCCGGCAGCGACGTGGCCGCCATCCGCGCCAAGGCCAGCCGCCAGGGTGATCACTACCTGATCAACGGGGCCAAGACCTTCATCACCAACGGGGCCGACGGCCACTTCATCACCCTGGCCTGCAAGACCGAGCCCGGCGCCGGGGCCAGGGGCATCAGCCTGATTGTCGTCGACCTGGACGCGCCGGGCGTCAGTTGCACCCGCCGCCTGGAAAAAATGGGCTGGCACGCCTCCGACACCGCCGAACTGACCTTCGAGGACGTCCGCGCGCCCCTGGCCAACCTGGTCGGCCAGGAAAACAAGGGCTTTTACTACATCATGCAGGCCTTTCAACTCGAACGCCTGGCCTGCGCGGCCATGGGCCTTGGCCTGGCCCAGCTCTGCCTGGAGCACGCCGTCAAATACATGGGCGAACGCAACGCCTTTGGCGCGCCGCTCAGCAACCTCCAGGCCCTGGCCCATCGCCTGGCCGAACTCAGCGCCCGCCAGGAGGCGGCCCGCCAACTGACCTATCACGCGGCTTGGCTCTATCAAAACGATCTGCCCTGCGTGGCCCAGTGCTCCATGGCCAAGCTCCTGGCCTGCGAACTGGCCAAGCGCGTGGCCGACGAGTGCCTGCAATTTTTCGGCGGCTACGGCCTGATGGAGGAATATCCCATGGCCAGGCTGCTGCGCGACTCGCGCCTGGGCACCATCGTGGCCGGAACCAGCGAGGTCATGCGCGAGATCATCGCCCGGCTCAGTTTTGGCAGGGCCGATTACAAATAA
- a CDS encoding enoyl-CoA hydratase-related protein has protein sequence MAQTRSEIRPDGVAFLIMDQPGRPVNTLAAELLDDIDQRLGELAADGRVLAIVLASAKASSFVAGADLKSLRQTKDPAQASAAVRQSGRVLDRLAALAKPVVAAVHGAVLGGGLGLALSCRRIVAAEGPGAAFGLPAVSLGFIPAGGITGRLVARVGLAAALPLLLEGRRLGPAQALELGLIDAVARPEELWESAASLALALAQGRLAPRPRRDQGLDQGLIQAARRQVLARGQENNAAPLAVLEGLELAATHGPQAARHREDELFGQLVASRPAQNLIWHFGALAAQQRLGPGPAARPIIRLGIVGAGPRAAQLAVAGLERWGLAVAAGDEAAAQELRQAVAQAVDKQAARGLVRNAQMHLGRLRAASDLAVLAGCDAVIVTRPSAPARLAQILAACAPGAVLLVCGPLPPADWPQAEAVVGFGLADDFARGPLVELCRGAAAPWALDTAVGLAKALGKAVAPSGPAEAPLVELLRAAQAAAPPADAALVLANLAARWLTAGWIAPAEVELLAVHCLGFAAWRGGPLHVADEMGLARVVARLEALAASHGETFAPAPPLRAMAAEGRAFFA, from the coding sequence ATGGCCCAGACCCGCAGCGAAATCCGCCCCGACGGCGTGGCGTTTTTGATCATGGATCAGCCCGGCCGGCCGGTCAACACCCTGGCCGCCGAGCTGCTGGACGACATCGACCAGCGCCTGGGCGAACTGGCCGCCGACGGGCGGGTGCTGGCCATCGTGCTGGCCTCGGCCAAGGCCTCCAGCTTCGTGGCCGGGGCCGACCTGAAGAGCCTGCGTCAGACCAAAGACCCGGCCCAGGCCAGCGCGGCGGTGCGGCAAAGCGGCCGCGTGCTCGACAGGCTCGCGGCCCTGGCCAAGCCCGTGGTGGCGGCGGTGCACGGGGCGGTGCTGGGCGGCGGGTTGGGCCTGGCCCTGTCGTGCCGGCGCATAGTGGCCGCCGAAGGCCCTGGCGCGGCCTTTGGCCTGCCGGCGGTGAGCCTGGGCTTTATCCCGGCCGGCGGCATCACCGGCCGGCTGGTGGCGCGGGTCGGCCTGGCGGCGGCGTTGCCGCTGTTGCTGGAGGGCCGCCGCCTGGGCCCGGCCCAGGCCCTGGAGTTGGGCCTGATCGACGCCGTGGCCCGGCCCGAGGAGCTGTGGGAAAGCGCCGCCAGCCTGGCCCTGGCTCTGGCCCAGGGCCGGCTCGCGCCCCGGCCGCGACGTGATCAAGGGCTGGACCAGGGGCTGATCCAGGCCGCGCGCCGCCAAGTCCTGGCCCGTGGCCAGGAAAACAACGCCGCGCCCCTGGCCGTGCTGGAGGGCCTGGAACTGGCCGCGACCCATGGCCCCCAGGCCGCCCGCCACCGCGAGGACGAGCTTTTTGGCCAACTGGTGGCCAGCCGGCCGGCGCAAAACCTGATCTGGCATTTTGGGGCACTGGCCGCCCAACAGCGCCTGGGGCCCGGCCCGGCGGCCCGGCCGATCATCCGCCTGGGCATTGTTGGCGCGGGCCCCCGGGCGGCCCAGTTGGCCGTGGCCGGCCTGGAGCGCTGGGGGCTGGCCGTGGCGGCTGGCGACGAGGCGGCGGCCCAAGAGCTGCGCCAGGCCGTGGCCCAGGCCGTGGACAAGCAGGCCGCGCGGGGCCTGGTGCGAAACGCCCAGATGCACCTGGGCCGCCTGCGCGCCGCCAGCGATCTGGCCGTGCTGGCCGGCTGCGACGCCGTGATCGTGACCCGGCCGAGCGCGCCCGCCCGGTTGGCGCAAATCCTGGCCGCCTGCGCGCCCGGGGCCGTGCTGTTGGTTTGCGGCCCCCTGCCGCCGGCCGACTGGCCCCAGGCCGAGGCGGTGGTCGGCTTTGGCCTGGCCGACGATTTTGCCCGTGGGCCGCTGGTGGAGCTGTGCCGGGGCGCGGCCGCGCCCTGGGCGCTGGATACGGCCGTGGGCCTGGCCAAGGCCCTGGGCAAGGCCGTGGCCCCGAGCGGGCCGGCCGAGGCGCCTTTGGTGGAGCTGCTGCGCGCGGCCCAGGCCGCCGCGCCCCCGGCGGACGCCGCGTTGGTCCTGGCCAACCTGGCGGCGCGCTGGTTGACGGCGGGCTGGATCGCGCCGGCCGAGGTCGAACTTTTGGCCGTGCACTGCCTGGGCTTCGCCGCCTGGCGCGGTGGGCCGCTGCATGTCGCCGACGAGATGGGCCTGGCGCGGGTGGTGGCGCGGTTGGAGGCGCTGGCCGCCAGCCACGGAGAAACCTTCGCCCCCGCGCCGCCGCTACGCGCCATGGCCGCCGAGGGCCGCGCGTTTTTCGCCTGA
- a CDS encoding FadR/GntR family transcriptional regulator produces the protein MAMKSDQIDSIGPLEKTPTMSRRVAEYLARLIAGGSLRPGEKLPGETALAQRLGVSRPTLREALGVLRAKGLVEVRPRSGTYVTSALAGGGPSAVGELVAVDPTKIWELLEIRKVVDTAAAALAASRRTPADLIRLAELRQSVRNLGGHSLIRRGEGGKAYARFFAFIAQASHNTLFSHLLSWVSTTLRHLLPYSRDRLAGRPESGPVIMDQIQAIAQAIEDGDPDRARRLTMEHLEYLEKALREVHALQPPVVIGG, from the coding sequence ATGGCCATGAAGTCAGACCAGATCGACAGCATCGGCCCCCTGGAAAAAACGCCGACCATGAGCCGCCGCGTGGCCGAGTACCTGGCGCGGTTGATCGCCGGCGGCTCATTGCGGCCCGGCGAGAAGCTGCCCGGCGAGACGGCCCTGGCCCAGCGCCTGGGCGTCAGCCGGCCGACCCTGCGCGAGGCCCTGGGCGTGCTGCGAGCCAAGGGCCTGGTGGAGGTGCGGCCGCGCTCGGGCACCTACGTCACCAGCGCCCTGGCCGGCGGCGGCCCCAGCGCGGTGGGCGAGCTGGTGGCGGTGGACCCGACCAAGATCTGGGAGCTGCTGGAGATTCGCAAGGTCGTCGACACGGCCGCCGCGGCCCTGGCCGCCAGCCGCCGCACGCCCGCCGACCTGATCCGCCTGGCCGAACTGCGCCAGTCGGTGCGCAATCTGGGCGGCCACAGCCTGATCCGCCGTGGCGAAGGCGGCAAGGCCTACGCCCGTTTCTTCGCCTTCATCGCCCAGGCCAGCCACAACACCCTCTTCAGCCACCTGCTTTCGTGGGTCAGCACCACCCTGCGCCACCTTTTGCCCTACAGCCGCGACCGCCTGGCCGGCCGGCCCGAGAGCGGCCCGGTGATCATGGATCAGATCCAGGCCATCGCCCAGGCCATCGAGGACGGCGACCCGGACCGGGCCCGCCGCCTGACCATGGAGCATCTGGAATACCTGGAAAAGGCCCTGCGCGAGGTCCACGCCCTGCAGCCGCCGGTGGTCATCGGCGGCTGA